A single Verrucomicrobiota bacterium DNA region contains:
- a CDS encoding DUF1080 domain-containing protein — MNSMRISLGLAVLILGVGRLGGSSHAQEASSSKFQLPASDEGLAGQGPIRRYDWFKRLWVERRARWAERVERDAGAVVFLGDSITQGWGDDFSGWWPGLKAANRGISGDTSRGVLLRLREDVLALKPRGVVLLIGTNDLEEKAEPETIAGNLPLILDEIGRQDPKLPVVLCQVFPSSAAKSRPSDKIKKLNRLYAEAVRARESVTLVETWTLYADDQGDAPASEFPDLLHLNQAGYAKWASALRPVFATLGWVETETYEFAPEPGFESLFNGRDLTGWGYRVTSEADKESARKWKASDPSAPPWPVVEAPVAFDGKSESRDGRYRAIRGRLVVATPSEGRKIQQLYTTRDFPEDFVLRLEFRATPNADSGIFIRGRQLQCRDYPLAGPYKKLRNYRPGGWNEIEVTVKGGVAFCLCNGEVIEEAMKVPETGPIGLEGDRGQMEYRRLRIRALR; from the coding sequence ATGAACTCCATGCGGATCTCTTTAGGTTTGGCCGTGCTCATTCTTGGTGTGGGTCGCTTGGGCGGCTCTTCTCACGCGCAGGAGGCAAGTTCGTCGAAGTTTCAATTACCCGCCAGTGACGAAGGATTGGCGGGGCAGGGGCCGATTCGGCGTTATGATTGGTTCAAACGGCTATGGGTGGAGCGTCGCGCTCGATGGGCTGAGCGGGTTGAGCGGGACGCAGGTGCGGTGGTTTTTCTCGGGGATTCCATCACCCAAGGCTGGGGAGACGATTTTTCCGGCTGGTGGCCCGGGCTGAAAGCGGCCAATCGCGGCATCAGTGGCGATACTTCGCGGGGCGTGTTGCTGCGGCTGCGCGAGGATGTGCTGGCTCTCAAGCCGCGGGGGGTGGTGTTGCTGATCGGGACGAATGACTTGGAGGAGAAGGCCGAGCCAGAGACCATCGCCGGCAATTTGCCGCTGATTCTGGATGAGATTGGACGCCAAGATCCAAAGCTTCCGGTCGTGTTGTGCCAGGTGTTTCCGAGCTCGGCTGCAAAGTCCCGACCTTCCGACAAAATCAAGAAGCTGAACCGGCTTTACGCCGAAGCGGTGCGGGCTCGTGAATCGGTGACTTTGGTGGAGACTTGGACGTTGTACGCCGACGACCAGGGAGATGCGCCCGCGTCGGAGTTTCCAGATTTATTGCACTTGAACCAGGCGGGCTACGCGAAGTGGGCATCGGCTTTACGTCCGGTGTTTGCCACTTTGGGTTGGGTAGAGACTGAAACGTACGAGTTTGCACCTGAACCCGGTTTTGAGAGTTTGTTTAACGGACGGGATTTGACCGGGTGGGGATATCGCGTCACTTCTGAGGCGGATAAAGAGTCGGCACGGAAGTGGAAGGCGAGCGATCCGAGCGCGCCGCCTTGGCCCGTGGTGGAGGCTCCAGTGGCGTTTGACGGCAAGTCGGAAAGCCGGGATGGAAGGTATCGAGCCATTCGAGGGCGGTTGGTCGTGGCCACACCCAGCGAGGGTCGAAAAATTCAGCAACTCTACACGACGCGCGATTTTCCCGAGGACTTCGTGCTGCGGCTTGAATTCCGGGCCACCCCCAACGCGGACAGCGGTATTTTCATTCGCGGCCGGCAATTGCAGTGCCGGGATTATCCGCTGGCCGGCCCCTACAAGAAGCTCCGGAATTATCGTCCGGGGGGGTGGAATGAGATTGAAGTGACGGTGAAAGGGGGCGTGGCGTTTTGCCTTTGCAACGGTGAAGTGATTGAGGAAGCGATGAAGGTGCCTGAGACGGGCCCCATCGGGCTGGAAGGGGACCGGGGCCAGATGGAGTATCGCCGGTTGAGAATTCGGGCATTACGTTGA